From one bacterium genomic stretch:
- the tuf gene encoding elongation factor Tu (EF-Tu; promotes GTP-dependent binding of aminoacyl-tRNA to the A-site of ribosomes during protein biosynthesis; when the tRNA anticodon matches the mRNA codon, GTP hydrolysis results; the inactive EF-Tu-GDP leaves the ribosome and release of GDP is promoted by elongation factor Ts; many prokaryotes have two copies of the gene encoding EF-Tu): MARAKFERTKEHVNVGTIGHVDHGKTTLTAAITEVQAKKGLADYV; this comes from the coding sequence ATGGCTCGCGCTAAGTTTGAGAGGACCAAGGAGCACGTCAACGTAGGCACGATCGGCCACGTGGATCACGGCAAGACGACCTTGACGGCGGCGATAACGGAAGTGCAGGCCAAGAAGGGTTTGGCCGACTACGT